Within Thermus sp. CCB_US3_UF1, the genomic segment TCTCCCCCGAGCACCTGGCCTTTTTGGGCTCCTGGCCCTGGCAAAAGGAGGTGGAGGGGGCGCTTTTGGTCCACGGTAGCCCCTGCGACCCCTTGGAGTACCTGGACGACCTGGAGCCGGCCCGCCAGGCCTTTGCCTGCACCGAGGCCCGCCTGGCCTTTCACGGCCACACCCACCTGGCGGGGGCCTTCTTGCAGCTTTCCGGGCCCCGGCCCTGGGTCCGCTACCAGGCCTTCCGCCAGGGCGGGGAGCTCCTTCTGCCCCCCAAGGTGCGGGCCCTGATCAATCCGGGCTCGGTGGGCCAGCCCCGGGACGGGGTTCCCGGGGCGGCCTTCGCCCTTTGGGAAGGGGAGCGGGTGGAGTTCTTCCGGGTGGCCTACCCCTTGGAGGAAGTGGAGGCCCGCCTGCGGGAGGAGGGCTTTCCCCCATGGCTTTGGGAGCGGCTCAGGGTTGGGGAATAGTGGGACACGAGGCCATCCTGGAGCTCCTGCCCCGGATAAGGGCCTCCACCCTCCTCTTTTCCGGCCCGGAAGGGGTGGGGCGGCGGCTGGTGGCCCGCTGGTACGCCCTGGGCCTGAACCGCGGCTTCCCCCCACCCCCTTTGCCCGAGCACCCCGACCTTTGGGAAGTTGCCCCCAAGGAAGGAGGCCTGCGGGGCCGGGCGGAGGTGCGTCTGGAGGAGGTGGAGCCCCTCATGGACTGGTTTGCCAGCCACCCCCGGGAGCGGGTGAAGGTGGCCATCCTGGACGCCGCCCACCTCCTCACCGAGCCTGCAGCCAACGCCCTTTTGAAGCTCCTAGAGGAGCCTCCCTCCTACGGGCGCATCGTCCTCATCGCCCCCAGCCGGGACACCCTCCTGCCCACCCTGGCCAGCCGGGCCCTGGAGGTCCCCTTTGGCCCCGTGCCCGAGGCGGCCCTGCGCTCCCTAACCCAGGACCCCGGGCTTCTCGCCTACGCCGCCGGGGCCCCGGGCCGGCTCAAGCGGGCCCTGGCGGAGCCGGAGCGCTTCCGCGAGCGCCTGGACAAGGCGGCGGCCCTGGGGAAGGCCGCGCCCTTGGCCCGCCTTTCCCTCCTCAAGGAGCTTCTGGCCGAGGAGGAGGGGTTTTTTGCCCTCTACGCCGCCTGGCGCCACCGCCCGGAGGCCCTCCTGGCCCTCGAGGCCGCCCGGGAGGCCCTGGAGGCCTACGTGAACCCCGAGCTGGTCCTGGCCCGCCTGGCCTTAGACTTAGAAACATGACCGTGGGCGTCCGCTTCCGCACCCCCGTCCTGCGCTACTTCCGCTTCCAGGGGGAACCCCCGCCCCTGGAGGCCTTTGTGGTGGTGCGCACCAGCCGGGGCCTGGAGGTGGGCAAGGTGCGCACCCCGCCCCGGGCGGAGAAGGAGGTGGGGGAGGTGGTCCGTCTGGCCACCAAGGAGGACCTGGACAAGGCGGCCCGCCTCCGCGTCCGGGCGGAGGAGGCGTTGTTCTACCTGCGGGCGCGGCTACGGGAGGAGGGGGTGGAGGCCAAGATCCTGGGGTGCGACTTCACCCTGGATGGCCGCCACCTCTCCGTGCACTACAGGGCGGAGGAGCGGGTCAACCTGAGGCGCTTCACCCGCGAGCTCTCCCAGCGGTTTGATGCCCGGGTGGAGTTCCTGGCGGAGGGCCCCCGGGAGGAGGCCCAGTACCTGGGCACCCTAGGGGCCTGCGGCATGGAAAGCTGCTGCTCCACCTGGCTGCAGGGCTTCGCCCAGGTGTCCATCAAGCTGGCCCGGGACCAGCAGCTGCCCCTGAACCCGGAGAAGATCTCTGGTCCCTGTGGCCGCCTCCTCTGCTGCCTGGCCTACGAGCACCCCGTCTACCAGGAGCTTTTGGCCGAGCTTCCCCGCAAGAACGCCCGGGTCTGCACCAAGGAGGGGGTGTGCGGCAAGGTGCAGAAGCTAAACCCCCTCAAGGGCACGGTGGAGCTCTTGTTGGAGGAGGGGAAGGTCCTGGAGGTGTCCAAGGAGGAGCTGGCATGAGGCGGTACGCGCCCCAGGGTCCCCTGCCCGCCTTTTACCACTTCTACCCCGGGGTGCCCGCCGTGGTGGGGGTGCGCCTGGGGGAGCGGGTGAACTTCTGCCCCGCGGTGTGGAACACGGGGCTTTCCGCCGACCCGCCCCTCTTCGGGGTGGCCCTGAGCCCCAAGCGCTACACCCACGGCCTCCTCCTCCAGGCCCGCCGCTTTGCCGCAAGCTTCCACCCCCATACCCAGATGGCCCTGGTCCACCGGCTGGGAAGCCTTTCCGGTCGCGAGGTGGACAAGGGCCAGGCCCCCCATTTCCTGGGCGAAACCGGCGTGCCCATCCTGGAAGGGGCCTACGCCGCCTATGAGCTGGAACTGCTAGAGGTCCACACCTTTGGGGACCACGACCTCTTCGTGGGCCGGGTGGTGGGGGTCTGGGAGGAGGAGGCCCTTTTGGACGAGAGGGGGCGGCCCAAACCCGGCCTTTCCCTCCTCTACTATGGCCGGGGCCTCTACGGCCGCCCGGCCGAGGAAGCCTTCGCCCCATGACCCAGGCCGAGGCCTTTGCCCAAAGGGTGCGCCGCCTGGCCCTGAACCGCCAGGGGACGGAGGCCCAGGTCTTCCTGCCCGAGGGCTTCCTCTACCTGCGGGCGGACGGCTTCGCCCGCTTCGCCCAAGGGCCAGGGGCCGAGGTCCTTTCCGGCTTCGCCCTGGCCCGGGGGGAGCTGGTCCTATGCTTTTCGGATGGAAGCGCCCTTACCCTCCGCCACCGCCTTGGCCGGCTGCAGCGGCGGGTGGGCTACTTCTCGTAGGGCTTGCCCACCGCCGAGGGCGGGCGGCTTCTGCCGATGAAGCCCGCCAGGACCAGGACCGTGACCACGTAGGGGAAGGCCTGGACCAAGACCGCGGGCAGGATCTCCGTGCCCTGGAGCTGGATGGCCAGGGCCGAGGCCAGGCCGAAGAGGAGGGTGGAGAAGAGGATGCCCAAGGGGTGCCATTTGCCGAAGATCATGGCCGCCAGGGCGATGAAGCCCATGCCCGCCGACATGCCGCGCACGAACTGGTTCAGGAAGCCGATGGCCAGGTAGGCCCCCGCCAGCCCGGCCAGGACCCCGGAGAGCACCACGCCGATGTAGCGCATGCGGTAGACGTTCACCCCCAGGGTGTCCGCCGCCTCGGGGTGTTCGCCCACGGCCCGGAGGCGCAGGCCGAAGGGGGTCTTGAAGAGCACCCACCAGCTTAGGGGCACCAGGAGGAAGGCCAGGTAGACCAGGGGGGAGAGGGCAAAGCCCTCCGGGCCCCAGAGGGGGAGGCGGTTGGTCACCTCCTTGGAGTTGGTGGCGTTGCCGTAAAAGTAGGTGAGGACCAGGCTGGGGGCCCCCAGGGCCAGGAGGTTGATGGCGGTGGCGCTGATGATCTGGTCCGCCCGGTAGCGGATGGAGACCACCGCGTGCACCCAGGCCACCAGGCCGCCCACGGCCATGGCGGCCAGGACCCCCACCCAGGGGAGCCAGGGGTGGGGCCCGGGCCCCAAAGCGGCCTCGAGGCGCTCCACCACCACCGCCGCCGTCAGGGCCCCGAAGAGGATGATCCCCTCCAGGGCGATGTTCACCACCCCGCTCCGCTCGGAGAACATCCCCCCCAAGGCGGTGAAGAGGAGGGGGGTGGTCTGCCGCAGGGTGGAAAGGAATAGGGCTACCAGGAAGGCCGCATCCAGGTTCACCGTTTCACCTCCTCGGCCTTCAGCTCCACCTCCGCCGCCCGCAAGGGGTCGGTGAAGTAGCGGGGCAAAAAGCCCCCGGCGGCGATGAAGAGCACGATGAGGGCCTGGAGCACCGCCACCAGCTCCCGGCTGATGCCAAGCTGCAGGTTCACCTGCAGCCCCCCGGTGAGGAGGATGCCGAAAAGCCAGGCGGCCAGCCCCACCCCCAAGGGGGTGTTCTGGCCCATGAGGGCCACGGCGATGCCGTCAAAGCCCACGGAGTAGGGGAGGGACTGCTTCAGGCGGTACTCGTCAATCCCCCCGCCCAGGACGTAATGGGTGGCGGCCAGGCCGGCCAGGGCCCCGGCCAGGAACATAACCCAGACCACCTTTCTCCCCGCCAGGACCCCGCCGTACTCCGCCGCCTTGGGGGCCAGGCCCAGGGCCCTGAGCTCATACCCCCCCACGGTGCGGAAGACGTAGAAGTGGAAGAAGAAGAGGGCCAAAAGGGCCAGGAGGAAGGCCCCGTTGAGGCGCACGGAGGTGAGGTCGGGGCCGAAGGCCACGGCGGGACCCGGGAGAAGCCCGCCCACCAGGTACCCCGCCACCCCCAAGAGGAGGGCCGAGAGCACCCGGTGCCCGGGGCTTCGCCGCACCCCAACGTAGCCAAGAAGCCCCAGGAGAAAGGCCAAGGGCAGGGCGAAGGAAAGCTCCCCCCCAGGGGCCACAAGCTCCGTCCAGTGGGGGAGGCGGGCCTCGGGCCGCACCTCGTAGCTGCGGGCCTCGTAGCCGGGGTACTTGAAGGGCAGGTGGAGGGTCTGGCCGAAGAACTTGTACTCGTTGGCGGAGATGAGGAAGAGGAAGAGGCTGGCGGCGATGTAGTTCAGCATGATGGTGTTGATGACCTCATGGGCGCCGAAGCGGGCCTTGAGCCAGCCGGGAAGGGCCCCCCAAAGCCCCCCGGCCAAGGCGGCGGCTAGGAGGGCGAGGGGTAGGACCAGCCACCGGGGCCCTGGCAGGTAGACCCCCACCAGCATGGCGGCGATGGCCCCCAGGATGAGCTGCCCCGGGGCCCCGATGTTGAAGAGGCCGCCGCGGAAGCCCAAGGCCACGGCCAGGCCGGTGAAGACCAGGGGGGTGGCCAGGAGGAGGCTTTGCAGGAAGCCGGAGGGGTTCACCAGGGGGCTGAAGAGGAGCTGGTAGGTGTAGGTGATGAGGTCCAGCCTGAGCATGACGGCCTCCCGCAGGCTCCCCACCTCCCCGGAGGGTTCTTTGAGCACCGCCACGATGACCCCGCCCAAAAGGGCAGCCAGGAGGAGGGAGAAAAGGGGCACCACCACCCCCCGGCGCCGTACCAGGAAGGCAAGCCCCCCGGGGGAGAAAAGGCGGGCCAGGAGGAGGAGGTAGAGGCCGTAGGCCAAGGTGGCGTAGCTTCCCAGGCCCAGGCTGTGCCGCCGCAGGATGGGGCGCTCCCCCAGGGCGTTGGCCTGGGCCACGCTTCCCTGGAAGAGGGCGTAAGTGAGGAGGAAGAGGAGGAGGCCCAGAAGGCCCATCCAGAAGAGGCCTTTGGGCCCAGCCTTGCTCCAGGCCACGGCCAGGGTGAGGAGGAGCCAGGCCAAGGAGGCGTAGAAAAGCGGGTACAGCCAGCCGTCCCGGTAGCCCTGGGGCAGGTTCCCTTGGGGCAGGTGGTGGCCGAAGGGGCTGAGGAGGAGGCCCTCCCCGCCGAAGGAGCGGTGGGGTACCGCCCAGGGGGCCAGGTACCAGAGAAGGAGGAGAACCCCTCCCCCCAAGAGGACCAAGACCCCCAGGCGCCTAGGGTCCGTCAACACGCCCACGATTGTACCCTACCGGGGTGGGCAGGGTGTCCTTGGGGTGCTAGACTCCCCTCGTGGCGGCCTTGCCTGAGGAAAAAGCCCGGCGCGTCCAGAGGATGTTTTCCGAGATCGCCCCCCGGTATGACCTCTTGAACCGCCTCCTTTCCTTCGGGGCGGACCAGCGCTGGCGGGCCCGGGCGGTGGCCTTGGCCCTGGAGGGGCGTCCCCGGCGGGTTCTGGACCTGGCCACGGGCACGGGGGACCTGGCCCTCCTCCTTAAGGCCAAGGCCCCCGAGGCCGAGGTGGTGGGGGCGGACTTCGCCCCCCCTATGCTGGAGATCGCCCGCAGGAAGGCCCAGCAAAGGGGCTTGGGGGTGCGCTTCCTCGAGGCCGACGCCCTGGCCCTCCCCTTCCCCGAAGGGCATTTTGACGCCGTCACCATCGCCTTTGGCTTCCGCAACTTCGCCGACTACCCCAGGGCCCTGGCCGAGCTCCACCGCGTCCTGGCCCCTGGGGGAAGGCTGGTCCTTTTGGAGTTCCCCCCGCCCCCCAAAGGGGTCTTTGGCCTGGTCTACCGGGTCTACTTCCAGCGGGTCCTGCCCTTTGTGGGGGGGCTCATCTCCGGGAGCTTCGGCGCCTACCGCTACCTGCCGGAAAGCGTGGAGGCTTTCCCTTCCCCTGAGGCCCTGAAGGCCCTGATGGAGAAGGCAGGCTTTGCCGTGCGCTACGAGCTCCTCACCTTCGGGGTGGCGGCCATCCACCTGGGGGTGAAGCCCTAGGGCCTGGCCGCCTCCCGTAGCTCCGCCTCCGAGGGCAGGTCCCCCTCCCGGAGGCGCTCCACCAGGAAGCGGGCCAGGCGCCTTAGGCCCTCCCGCACCTCCCGCCAGGCCGCGAGGGGCTTCCCCGTGGGGTCGGGGAAGGGGACGTGGCGCCTTGCGGTCTTGGCGGGGTAGGCGGGGCAGGCCGCCTCGGCCTCGTGGCAGAGGGTGAGGACCAGGTCAAAGTTCCAGGGGTCGGGCACCTCCTCTAGGGTCTTGGAGGTGTGGCCCTCCAGGCTCAGGCCCACCTCGGCCATGACCTGCTGGGCCTCCTCCTTGACGAAGCTCTTCTCCGTGCCCGCGGAGTGGACCTCGAGGGCCACCCCCAGCTCCCTGGCGAAGTGCTTGAGCCAGGCCTCCGCCATCTGGCTGCGGGCGGAGTTGTGGGTGCAGAGGACGAGAAGGCGCATCCTCCCCAGCCTAACCCCCTTCCTTCAGGGGAAGGTCAGGCGGCCCTAGAGCCGGGCCTCCAGGGCCTCCACCTTCTCCCCAAGCACCTTGAGGCCCTTGCGCCAGAAGTCCACGCTTTCCAGGTCAAAGCCAAAGCGGGCGGCCAGCTCCTTGGCGGGGTACAGGCCCGAGGCGGCCAGGAGGTCCTCGTACCGGGTGGCGAAGGCGGGGTCCTCCTTGGCCTGGCCGTAGACCGCCAGGCCGAAGAGGAGGCCGAAGGTGTAGGGGTAGTTGTAAAAGTCCGCCCCGTAGTAGTGGCCCTTCACCGCCCACATGTAGGGGTGGCGGGTGGCCAGGGCCTCGCCGTAGGCCTCCTCTTGGGCCTTCAGCATCAGCGCCTTGAACTCCCGTGGGGAAAGCTCCCTCTCCTTGCGCTTGGCGAAGACCCAGGACTCAAAGAGGAAGCGGCTATGGATGTCCACCACCACCTGGGCCGCCCCCTGGAGGTAGGCGTCCAGGATCTCCAGGCCCTCCTCCGCCGAAGCCTCCTGCAGGGCGGCCTCCACCACCAGGGTCTCGTTCATGATGCTGGCGGTTTCCGCCAGGGTCATGGGCACGTGGCGCAAGGAGGCGGGCACCCGGGCCAGGGCGAAGTTGTGGTAGGCGTGGCCCAGCTCGTGGGCCAGGGTGGAAACCGCCTCAAAGCTCTCCTCGTAGTTGGCCAGGATGAGGCTTTTGCCTCCGCCCCGGGGCATGCAGTAGGCCCCGCCCACCTTGCCCTTGCGGGGTAGGAGGTCCATCCAGCGCTCGGCGAAGGCCGCCTCGGCCACCTTGGCCGCGTTGGGGGCTAAGGCGGCGAGCTTTTCCCTAAGGAAGCCCCGGGCCTCCTCCAGGGTCCACCTGCGCCCCTTTCCCAAAGGGGCGAAGAGGTCCCACCAGTCCAGCCGCTCCTTGCCCAGGGCCCTGGCCTTCAGGAGGTAGTAGCGGCGGAAGAGGGGAAGGCTTTCCCGCACCGCCTCCTGCATGGCCCAAAGGGCCTTGCGGGTGATGCGGTTCTGGGCCAGGGTGGGCTCCAGGTCGTCCCTGTAGCCGCGGCGGCGGTTCAGCACCCCTGCCTCCCCCTTGACCCCGTTCAGGGCGTAGGCCAGGGGCACCTCGTGCCGTTCCCAGGCCCGGAGCTCGGCCTCGTAGGCCTTTTTGCGCACCGCTTCCTCGGGGCGGAAGTAGAGGTTGCGTACCTGGGTGATGGGCAGCTCCTCCCCGTCCACCGTGGCCGTGATCTGGCTGGTGAGGTTCTCGTGGAGCTTGGCCCAGGCCTGGCGCCCGGAGAGGGAAAGCTCCGCGGAAAGCACCTCCTCCCCCTCGGGCATCAGGTGCAGGGCCTCCCAGCGGGCCTCCTCCACCAGGATGCGGTAGGGGCCAGCCTCCTCAGGCTCCTGCAGGGCCAGGTAGCGGGTGAGGCGGGGCCTTAGGCGCTCGTAGTCCAGAAGGAGCATCTCCAGCTCGGAGAGCTTGGCCAGGGCTGCCTCGTCCTCCGTGTTGGCGCTGAAGCGGGCGTAGAGGTAGGCGGAAAGGGGGGTGGTCTTTTCCGCCAGGGCGTCCAGGGCAGCGAGGACCTCGTCCAAGGGGGTTTCTCCTTCCAGAAGCCCCTTGAGGTGGGCGATCTGCCGCCTCAGGTCCTCCCAGGCCCCTTGGAACTCGGGGCTTTCCAGGCTGGGGAAAAGGGGGGTCAGGTCCCAGGTGGTTTCCACGGCCCCACTATACCTGACCCGTGGGTCAGGCCATGGTAAGCTTGGAGGCCATGGAGGGGTTTCCCGTTTCCCTGCCGGTGCAGGTGCGCTTCTGCGACCTGGACGCCTTGGGGCACGTGAACAACGCCGTCTACCTCACCTACTTTGAGCTGGCCCGCACGGCCTACTTTGCCCGGCTGGAGCGGGACTGGATCGCCCGGGGGCATTTCATCCTGGCCCGGGCGGAGGTGGACTTTAAGCGGCCCATCCACCTCGAGGACCCGGTGGAGGTGGGGGTGCGGGTGGTGCGCCTGGGGCGCTCCAGCTTTGAGATGGAATACCAGGTGGTGGCGGGCGGGGAGGTGGCGGCCACGGGGCGGACGGTCCAGGTCTGGCTGGAAGAGGGGCGGCCCGCCCCCCTGCCCGAGGCCATACGGGCCCGGATCCAGGCCCTGGAGGGCCGCCCCTTAGCCCCTTAGGGCCACCACCGTGACCCCGTGCCCCCCCTCGTGGGGGGGAGCGTCGGCGAAGCCCTCCACCCGCTTGTCCCGGCGCAGGAACTCCCGGATGGCCTGCCTGAGGGCCCCCGTGCCCTTGCCGTGGAGGAGGCGGAGGGTGGAAAGGCCCAGGGCCTTGGCCTCCTCCAGGGCGTCGTCCACCTCCAAAAGGGCTTCCTCCACCGTAAGCCCCCGCAGGTCCACCTCCTTGGCCTCCCGCCTGGGTTTGGCCAGGAGGGGCTTGGGGGCCTCCTCCCCTGGCAGGGGCTTAAGCTCCTTGGCCTTGAGGTTGAGCTTGACCGGGCCCACCTGGACCAGGGCCTCTTCCCCCCGGAGCTCCACCACCCGCCCCCGCTTCCCCAGGGAGGGGACCTCCACCAAGGCCCCCGGGGAAAGCCCGGGTGGGGGCGGCGGGGGCGGGGCTTTTTTGGCGTATTTTTCCTTTAGGGCCATCAGTTCCCGCAGGGCATCCCGCTTGCCTTCGCTGCGGGCCTTCTCCTTGAGGGCCTTGAGCTCGGCCTCCACCTGGAGGAGCCGCCCGCGCACCTCCTCCTCCAGGGCCCTAAGCCGCTCGGCCCTTTCCTCCTGGTAGCGGGCCTCCCGGGCCTCGAGGCGGGCCCTTAGGGCCTCGGCCTGGGCCAGCTCGGCGGCCAGCCTCCGCCTTTCCTCCTCCATGGCCAGCCGCTCCCCCTCCAGGCGCTCCAGGAGGTCTTCCAGGCGGTTTCCCCCTTGGAGGGCCTCAGCCCGCCGGAGCACCTCTTCGGGTAGGGAAAGCCTTCTGGCGATGGCCAGGGCGTAGCTCCGCCCCGGCACCCCCAGGACCAGCTCGTAGGTGGGGCGTAGCCTCTCCAGGTCAAAGCGCATGGAGGCGTTCTGGATCCCCTCCCCCCCCTGGGCGAAGGCCTTGAGGGGGGAGAGGTGGGTGGTGACCATCCCCTTGACCCCTCGCTCCAGGAGGGCCTCCAGGATGGCCTGGGAGAGGGCCGCCCCTTCCTCGGGGTCGGTGCCGCTTCCCAGCTCGTCAATGAGGACCAGGCTTTGGGCGGTGGCCTCCAGGAGCATCGCCTTGAGGCGCTGGAGGTGCCCGGCGAAGGTGGAGAGGTTCTCCTGCAGGGACTGCTCGTCCCCGATGTCGGCGAAGACCCGGTCGGGCCAGGCCAAAAGGGCCCTTTCCGCACCCACGAAAAGCCCCGACTGGGCCATGAGAACCGCCAGCCCCAGGGTCTTCAGGAGGGCGGTCTTTCCCCCCATGTTGGGGCCGGAGATGAGGATGAGGCGGGTCTTTTCGTCCAGGGTGAAGGTGTTGCGCACCGGGTGGGGGATCAAGGGGTGGAAGGCCCCCTGGAGCCGGTAGGCCTCGCCGAACCGGGGGCGGGTGAGGGAGAGGTCCTTGGCCAGGGCGGCCTGGGCCTGTACCAGGTCTAAAAGGCCCAGGGCCTCCAGGGTACCCGGCACCCCGGGGTCTTGGGCCAGCCGTTCGGAGAGCTCCCGCAGGATGCGGCCCACCTCCTCCTCTTCCTGCAGCCTCAGGGCCTGGAGGCGGTTGTTGAGCTTGACCACGGAAAGGGGTTCCACGAAGAGGGTGGCCCCGGACTCGGACTCGTCCAGGAGGATCCCCGGCACCTTGTGGGCCATCCCCGCCTTGACGGGAACGCAGTAGCGCTCCCGCTTAAAGGCCACGAAGCGGTCCTGGAAGGCTTCCCGCTGGCGGTCCATGAGGGCGTAGAGGCGGTCCAGGATCTCCTGGCGCAGGGGTTTGAGCTCGCGGCGGATGGCCAGGAGGCGGGGGCTGGCCTCGTCCTTGACCGCCCCTTCCTCGTCCAGGGCCTTTCTCACCCGGCCAAGGAAGGGGGCGTGGTCCCCAATGCCCTCGGCCACCCGGCTCAAGGCGTTTTCCAAGGGCAGGAGCTCGGCCTTGAGGGCCATGGCCCCTTCCAGGGCCTGGGCGGCCCTTAGGAGCTCCGGGCCCGAAAGCCTTCCCCCGGCCAGGGCCTTACGGTAGGCCTCCCGCAGCTCCCCCGCCGGGGGGAGGGCGTAGGGGTAGCTCTGGGCTTCCTGGGTGAGCTGGTGGCGGGTTTCCGCCTCCTCCCGGGAAAGGGGCCCAAGGCCTAAGGCCAGCTCCCGCCCCAGGGGGGTTTGGGCCCGTTCGGCCAGGAGGGCGCGCACCCTGGGGAACTCCAGGACCTCGAGGACATCCCGCACAAAGGAAGAGTATACCCTAGGGGCGCTAGCGTTTTAGGCGGAGGAGGAGGGCAAGGAGGTCTGGGTCCCCAAGGCTTGCCGCCCGCTTCAGCAGGGAGCCCAAGCGGCCAAGCCTCCCTAGGGGCAGGAGGAGGACCAGGCCCTTAAGGAGGTGGAAAAGCCTTTGCCGCTCCTCGGGGGAAAGGTTTTCCCAGCGCTCCTTGGCCAGCTGGGCCAGGGTCAGAAGCCTTTCCCGGAACCGGGGGGCCTTGGGGTCTTCCCCCCGGAGGTCCTCGGCCAGCTGCCAGAGCTTTTCCGTGGCCTGCTGGCCAGTTCCTTTCACCACCCGCCGCACCCGGCCAGAAAAGCGTTTTAGGCGCATCCTTCCCTCAGGATAGGGGCTGGAAGAGGAGATGGGAAGCCTCCACCTCCCCCCCCACCTCCTCCCCGGCAAGGAGGTCTACCCCCCGGGGGAGGCGTAGCCGGGCCCCTTGGGGGGCGAAGAAGGCCCAGACCTCCTCCCCCCCGTAGCGGCGGCGGAAGGCCAGTACCCCCTTGGGGGCCTTTAGGGGCCAAAGCCCCCCCAGGCGCAGGGCGGGGTGGCGCTTCTTCAGGGCCACCAGGCGCTTGACGAAGGAGAGGATCTCCCGCTTCCAGGCCCCCTCGTCCCAGGGGAAGGGGGCGCGGCAGTAGGGGTCCCCCCGCCAGAGGCTATGGGGGTTGGCTTGGGAAAGCCCAACCTCGTCCCCGTAGTAGATGGCGGGGCTTCCCGGGAAGGCGAAGAGCAGGGCGTAGGCCAGCTTGAACCTTGCCTCATCCCCCCGAAGCCGCCAGAGGGCCCGGGGGATGTCGTGGGAGGAAACGAAGGTGTACATGGCCGGGCGGAGCTGGAGGGGAAGGGCCTGGTAGTGGTCCCAAAGGGCCTGCCAGGCCTCTTCCGCCCCCAGGGCCACCGCCCTCCCCTGCACGTCCCGCCCCGAGAGCCACTCCATCACCGGGTGGGCGAAGCCGGCGTAGTGCATGGCCCCGTCCAGGGTGTGGGCCCGCAGGGTGGGGGTGGGGTCGTAGGAAAGCTCCCCCAGGACCAGGGCCTCCTCCCGCGCCTCCTTGGCCGCCCGGGCCAGGGCGCGGAGCCAGTGGGCGTTTTTGCGGTTGGTCCCCCCTTCCCCGAGGGAGTGGGCCACGTCCAGGCGCCAGCCGTGGGCCAGGCGCAGCCAGCGGCGGATGGGGGCCTCCTTCCCGAAGACGAAGCGCTCCTGGACCAGGGGGGAGGCGTAGTCCAGCTTGGGCATGGACTTTACCCCCCAGAAGCTGGCGTAGGTGCCGTCCGGGTAGAAGGTGAACATTCCCCGTTCCGGGCTTTCTGGGTCCTGGAGGGCCTTTTGGAACCAGGGGTGGGTGGCCCCCACGTGGTTGAAGACCCCGTCCAGCACAAGCCGCATCCCCCGGGCCTCCAGGGCGGCGTAGAGGGCCTGGAGGGCCTCCTCCCCCCCCAGGTGGGGGTCCACCCGCAGGTAGTGCTCGGTGTCGTAGCGGTGGCTGGAGGGGCTTTGGAAGATGGGCGTGAGGTAGAGGACCTCCACCCCCAGGGCCTCCAGGTAGGGGAGAGCCTCGAGGATCCCCCAGAGGTCCCCCCCGTAGAACTCATGGGCGCCTTCCGGGCCCGGGGGCTCGTGCCAGGCCTTGGTGCGGATGGGCTTCCCCCCCAGGCGCCAGGCCCCTTCCTTGGGGGCTAGCCCTGGCCGCCCCCGGCGGAAGCGGTCGGGGAAGATCTGGTAGTAGACCGCCCCCAGGGCCCAAGGAGGGGGCAAGGGCCCCGCCAGGAGGTGGAAGAAGCGGTCGTAGCGGGGAAGGGTCTTCTCCAGGCCGTGGCTCCCCAGGTAGCCCTGGGGGAGGCGGAAGGCGTAGCGGAAGGGGCTGGCGTGCACCGCCACCCGCGCCCGTAGGCCCCCCGGGACCCGGGTCAGGGGCTCTTGGTGCAGCTCCCCGTCCTTCTCGTAGAGCAAAACCCCTTCCCGGGCCCGGGTTTCCAGGAATAGCTCCACCACCTCCCCAAGCTCGGGGAAGGGGGGGTGGACGTGTTCCAGGTCGTGGCGGTTCATTCCTTGACCGCCCCTGCGGTGTAGCCGGAGACGAAGTACTGCTGGAAGCCGTAGAAGAGGAAGAGGATGGGCAAGGAACCCAGGACGCTGGCCGCGGCGAAGACCCCCCACTTGGTCTGGAACTGCCCGGTGGTGAAGCTCCTGAGCCCCACCCCCACGTTCCAGCTCTCCACGCCGGTGAGGACCAGGTTGGCCAGGACGAACTCCGAGTAGGTGCCCACGAACTGCAGCAGGAAGATGAAGACGAACATGGGGGCGGAAAGGGGGAGGAGGATCTGGGTGAAGACCTGCCACTTGCTGGCCCCGTCCACCATGGCCGCCTCCTCGAGGCTCGGGCTGATGCTCTCCAGGTAGCCCTTGTACACCCAGGTGCCGAAGCTGATGATCCCCCCAGAGTAGGCCAGGACCAGCCCGGTGAAGGTGTTCAGCAGGTCCAGCCGGGAAAGCAGGTAGTAGATGGCCACCAGGGCCAAAAAGCCC encodes:
- the ubiE gene encoding bifunctional demethylmenaquinone methyltransferase/2-methoxy-6-polyprenyl-1,4-benzoquinol methylase UbiE gives rise to the protein MFSEIAPRYDLLNRLLSFGADQRWRARAVALALEGRPRRVLDLATGTGDLALLLKAKAPEAEVVGADFAPPMLEIARRKAQQRGLGVRFLEADALALPFPEGHFDAVTIAFGFRNFADYPRALAELHRVLAPGGRLVLLEFPPPPKGVFGLVYRVYFQRVLPFVGGLISGSFGAYRYLPESVEAFPSPEALKALMEKAGFAVRYELLTFGVAAIHLGVKP
- a CDS encoding arsenate reductase ArsC; amino-acid sequence: MRLLVLCTHNSARSQMAEAWLKHFARELGVALEVHSAGTEKSFVKEEAQQVMAEVGLSLEGHTSKTLEEVPDPWNFDLVLTLCHEAEAACPAYPAKTARRHVPFPDPTGKPLAAWREVREGLRRLARFLVERLREGDLPSEAELREAARP
- a CDS encoding M3 family oligoendopeptidase, with amino-acid sequence METTWDLTPLFPSLESPEFQGAWEDLRRQIAHLKGLLEGETPLDEVLAALDALAEKTTPLSAYLYARFSANTEDEAALAKLSELEMLLLDYERLRPRLTRYLALQEPEEAGPYRILVEEARWEALHLMPEGEEVLSAELSLSGRQAWAKLHENLTSQITATVDGEELPITQVRNLYFRPEEAVRKKAYEAELRAWERHEVPLAYALNGVKGEAGVLNRRRGYRDDLEPTLAQNRITRKALWAMQEAVRESLPLFRRYYLLKARALGKERLDWWDLFAPLGKGRRWTLEEARGFLREKLAALAPNAAKVAEAAFAERWMDLLPRKGKVGGAYCMPRGGGKSLILANYEESFEAVSTLAHELGHAYHNFALARVPASLRHVPMTLAETASIMNETLVVEAALQEASAEEGLEILDAYLQGAAQVVVDIHSRFLFESWVFAKRKERELSPREFKALMLKAQEEAYGEALATRHPYMWAVKGHYYGADFYNYPYTFGLLFGLAVYGQAKEDPAFATRYEDLLAASGLYPAKELAARFGFDLESVDFWRKGLKVLGEKVEALEARL
- a CDS encoding thioesterase family protein, translated to MEGFPVSLPVQVRFCDLDALGHVNNAVYLTYFELARTAYFARLERDWIARGHFILARAEVDFKRPIHLEDPVEVGVRVVRLGRSSFEMEYQVVAGGEVAATGRTVQVWLEEGRPAPLPEAIRARIQALEGRPLAP
- a CDS encoding endonuclease MutS2, which translates into the protein MRDVLEVLEFPRVRALLAERAQTPLGRELALGLGPLSREEAETRHQLTQEAQSYPYALPPAGELREAYRKALAGGRLSGPELLRAAQALEGAMALKAELLPLENALSRVAEGIGDHAPFLGRVRKALDEEGAVKDEASPRLLAIRRELKPLRQEILDRLYALMDRQREAFQDRFVAFKRERYCVPVKAGMAHKVPGILLDESESGATLFVEPLSVVKLNNRLQALRLQEEEEVGRILRELSERLAQDPGVPGTLEALGLLDLVQAQAALAKDLSLTRPRFGEAYRLQGAFHPLIPHPVRNTFTLDEKTRLILISGPNMGGKTALLKTLGLAVLMAQSGLFVGAERALLAWPDRVFADIGDEQSLQENLSTFAGHLQRLKAMLLEATAQSLVLIDELGSGTDPEEGAALSQAILEALLERGVKGMVTTHLSPLKAFAQGGEGIQNASMRFDLERLRPTYELVLGVPGRSYALAIARRLSLPEEVLRRAEALQGGNRLEDLLERLEGERLAMEEERRRLAAELAQAEALRARLEAREARYQEERAERLRALEEEVRGRLLQVEAELKALKEKARSEGKRDALRELMALKEKYAKKAPPPPPPPGLSPGALVEVPSLGKRGRVVELRGEEALVQVGPVKLNLKAKELKPLPGEEAPKPLLAKPRREAKEVDLRGLTVEEALLEVDDALEEAKALGLSTLRLLHGKGTGALRQAIREFLRRDKRVEGFADAPPHEGGHGVTVVALRG